One part of the Candidatus Eisenbacteria bacterium genome encodes these proteins:
- a CDS encoding methylmalonyl-CoA mutase family protein, whose amino-acid sequence MAKRTAKKPTTSKTAPAPKPTPAPSTPSGIALKAWYDAKDLPADLERRTPPPGKPPFTRGIHPTMYRSRLWTMRQYAGFGTAQQTNQRFRYLLTQGQSGLSVAFDLPTQMGFDSDQSQARGEVGRTGVAISCLADMEALLDQLPLDRVTTSMTINATAPLLLAFYVAVADARGTARGALGGTVQNDVLKEYIARGTYIYPPKASLRLITDVFDFTAREVPQWNSISVSGYHMREAGATAAQELAFTLSNGLTYLGAARERGLDLERIARRLSFFFNAHNHLFEEVAKFRAARKLWTELLGERFAIRDPDALRMRFHTQTAGSMLTAQQPFNNVVRTTVQGLAAVLGGTQSLHTNSYDEALGLPSEEAALLALRTQQVLAHESGVAEVADPLAGSYLVESLTAELERMARELIDRVDRMGGMLVAIDRGWVQDEIHRAAYRWQREIETGERIVVGVNRYAEGDAAAPSFRHDPKVERQRARFLAEWRAARDARAVKRALSRLDAGARGTENLMAPILEALKGGATLGEVCDTLRAVFGTYRPSGER is encoded by the coding sequence ATGGCCAAGCGGACCGCGAAGAAACCCACGACGAGCAAGACCGCTCCCGCTCCCAAACCGACGCCCGCCCCTTCGACCCCCTCCGGCATCGCGCTCAAAGCGTGGTACGACGCCAAGGACCTTCCCGCCGACCTCGAGCGCCGCACGCCGCCACCGGGAAAGCCCCCGTTCACCCGCGGCATCCACCCCACGATGTATCGCTCGCGGCTGTGGACCATGCGCCAGTACGCAGGCTTCGGAACCGCGCAGCAGACCAACCAGCGATTCCGCTATCTGCTCACGCAGGGGCAGAGCGGCTTGTCCGTCGCCTTCGACCTGCCGACCCAGATGGGCTTCGACTCCGACCAGTCCCAGGCGCGCGGCGAGGTCGGACGCACGGGGGTCGCGATCTCCTGCCTGGCCGACATGGAGGCACTCCTCGACCAGCTCCCGCTCGATCGCGTCACCACATCGATGACGATCAATGCCACGGCACCCTTGCTGCTCGCGTTCTACGTGGCGGTGGCCGACGCCCGCGGAACCGCGCGCGGGGCGCTGGGCGGCACGGTGCAGAACGACGTGCTCAAGGAGTACATCGCGCGCGGCACCTACATCTATCCGCCCAAGGCCTCGCTCCGGCTCATCACCGACGTCTTCGACTTCACCGCGCGCGAGGTGCCGCAGTGGAACAGCATCTCGGTGAGCGGCTATCACATGCGCGAGGCGGGAGCGACGGCGGCCCAGGAGCTGGCCTTCACGCTCTCCAATGGACTCACCTACCTCGGGGCGGCACGCGAGCGGGGGCTCGACCTGGAACGGATCGCGCGCCGCCTGTCTTTCTTCTTCAACGCGCACAACCACCTCTTCGAAGAGGTGGCCAAGTTCCGCGCCGCCCGCAAGCTGTGGACGGAGCTGCTCGGCGAGCGCTTCGCCATCCGCGATCCCGACGCGCTGCGCATGCGCTTCCACACCCAGACGGCGGGCTCGATGCTCACCGCCCAGCAACCCTTCAACAACGTGGTGCGCACGACCGTCCAGGGCCTGGCCGCGGTGCTCGGCGGCACCCAGTCGCTCCACACCAACTCCTACGACGAAGCGCTCGGGCTGCCGAGCGAGGAAGCCGCGCTGCTGGCGCTTCGCACCCAGCAGGTGCTCGCGCACGAGAGCGGCGTCGCCGAGGTCGCCGATCCGCTCGCCGGCTCCTACCTGGTGGAGTCGCTCACCGCCGAGCTCGAACGAATGGCGCGCGAGCTGATCGATCGCGTGGATCGAATGGGCGGAATGCTGGTGGCGATCGATCGCGGCTGGGTGCAGGACGAGATCCACCGCGCCGCCTACCGCTGGCAGCGCGAGATCGAAACCGGCGAGCGCATCGTGGTCGGCGTCAACCGCTACGCGGAGGGCGATGCCGCCGCACCTTCGTTCCGGCACGATCCCAAGGTCGAGCGCCAGCGAGCACGCTTCCTGGCCGAGTGGCGCGCGGCGCGGGATGCGCGGGCGGTGAAGCGAGCGCTGTCGCGGCTCGATGCCGGCGCCCGGGGCACGGAAAATCTGATGGCCCCCATTCTCGAGGCGCTGAAGGGCGGGGCGACGCTCGGCGAGGTGTGCGACACGCTGCGCGCGGTGTTCGGAACCTACCGGCCTTCGGGGGAGCGATGA
- a CDS encoding acetyl-CoA carboxylase biotin carboxylase subunit, whose amino-acid sequence MPKLKRVLVANRGEIAVRVMRTLRERGLTSIAIFSEPDRESLHVLTADEAYAVGPGPARESYLNLEHVLDTASQVRADAVHPGYGFFAESAEFAAACEARGITFIGPSPKTIGQLGDKLEARAAAKRAKVPLVPASDGALDDPAAANKAALTLGYPIMLKAAAGGGGKGMRVVREPSELAGAFELARGEALAAFGDPRLYAEKWIERPRHVEAQILADGDRVLFLGERECSIQRRHQKLFEETPSPALDAKTRAALGEAACRIAREVGYRSAGTVEFILDPEGRFYFLEVNTRLQVEHPVTEMVTGADLVAEQLRVAAGEPLSFREPPAPRGWSMEARLIAEDPALGFMPSVGRLERVRFPQGPGVRNDAGVYRGYSIPVHYDSLLAKLVVWGEDRDHARRRMDRALRETVLDGVRHNVAFHRWLVNHPDFAAGRLSTRFLEEHFDAHALAPDRAAREIAVVAAALHAREERASVSLPDGESRRATWRWADRRGRPGRSR is encoded by the coding sequence GTGCCGAAACTAAAGCGCGTTCTCGTCGCCAACCGCGGAGAGATCGCCGTGCGCGTGATGCGCACGTTGCGCGAGCGCGGCCTGACCTCGATCGCGATCTTCAGTGAGCCGGACCGTGAATCGCTCCACGTCCTGACGGCCGACGAGGCCTATGCCGTTGGACCTGGACCGGCGCGCGAGAGCTATCTGAATCTCGAGCACGTGCTGGACACCGCGAGCCAGGTGCGCGCCGATGCCGTGCATCCCGGCTACGGTTTCTTCGCCGAGAGCGCCGAGTTCGCAGCCGCCTGCGAAGCGCGCGGCATCACCTTCATCGGCCCCTCCCCGAAGACGATCGGACAGCTCGGCGACAAGCTCGAGGCCCGCGCCGCGGCGAAGCGCGCGAAGGTGCCGCTGGTGCCTGCCTCGGACGGCGCGCTCGACGACCCGGCCGCGGCGAACAAGGCGGCCTTGACACTCGGCTATCCGATCATGCTCAAGGCCGCCGCCGGTGGCGGCGGCAAGGGCATGCGAGTGGTGCGCGAGCCCTCGGAGCTGGCGGGGGCCTTCGAGCTGGCGCGCGGCGAGGCGCTGGCGGCATTCGGGGACCCGCGGCTCTATGCGGAGAAGTGGATCGAGCGGCCGCGCCACGTGGAGGCGCAGATCCTGGCCGACGGCGATCGCGTGCTGTTCCTGGGCGAGCGTGAATGCTCGATCCAGCGCCGTCACCAGAAGCTGTTCGAGGAGACGCCTTCTCCTGCGCTCGACGCGAAGACACGCGCCGCGCTGGGTGAGGCCGCCTGCCGGATCGCGCGCGAAGTCGGCTATCGAAGCGCCGGAACCGTGGAGTTCATCCTCGACCCGGAAGGACGGTTCTACTTCCTCGAGGTGAACACGCGGCTCCAGGTCGAGCATCCCGTGACCGAGATGGTGACCGGAGCCGATCTGGTCGCCGAGCAGCTGCGCGTCGCCGCCGGAGAGCCGCTGAGCTTCCGCGAGCCGCCGGCGCCACGCGGCTGGTCCATGGAAGCGCGGCTGATCGCCGAGGATCCCGCGCTGGGCTTCATGCCGTCGGTCGGACGTCTCGAGCGCGTGCGCTTCCCGCAAGGTCCGGGCGTGCGCAACGACGCCGGCGTCTACCGGGGGTATTCCATTCCCGTTCACTACGATTCGCTGCTGGCCAAGCTGGTGGTGTGGGGCGAGGATCGCGACCACGCGCGACGCCGCATGGACCGGGCGCTGCGTGAAACGGTGCTCGACGGGGTGCGCCACAACGTGGCCTTCCATCGCTGGCTGGTGAACCATCCCGACTTCGCGGCCGGACGGCTCTCCACCCGCTTCCTCGAAGAGCACTTCGATGCGCATGCGCTCGCGCCGGATCGCGCCGCGCGCGAGATCGCCGTGGTCGCCGCCGCGCTGCACGCGCGCGAGGAGCGCGCCTCGGTGTCATTGCCCGATGGTGAGTCGCGGCGCGCCACGTGGCGGTGGGCCGATCGTCGCGGGCGCCCCGGCCGGTCGAGATGA
- the mce gene encoding methylmalonyl-CoA epimerase, with product MSDRGTVRGLAHLALAVREADPVAERFVAAFGATRGEEEILDGGSLRVVFLHLGPVTVELLEPRSKDHTVARFIETRGPGLHHLSLEVEDIQAALDRAKAAGVNLVDEKPRAGAHGSQVAFLHPKSLFGVLIELCQSR from the coding sequence ATGAGCGACCGCGGAACGGTGCGCGGCCTGGCCCACCTGGCGCTCGCGGTGCGCGAAGCCGATCCCGTCGCCGAGCGTTTCGTCGCGGCTTTCGGCGCGACCCGTGGCGAGGAGGAGATCCTCGATGGCGGCTCGCTGCGCGTGGTGTTCCTCCACCTGGGACCGGTGACGGTCGAGCTGCTGGAGCCACGCTCCAAGGACCACACCGTGGCGCGCTTCATCGAGACTCGCGGGCCCGGGCTCCATCATCTGAGCCTCGAGGTCGAAGACATCCAGGCCGCGCTCGATCGCGCGAAGGCAGCCGGCGTCAACCTGGTGGACGAGAAGCCGCGCGCCGGCGCGCACGGCAGCCAGGTGGCGTTCCTCCATCCGAAGAGCCTGTTTGGAGTCCTGATCGAGCTGTGCCAGTCGCGCTGA
- a CDS encoding biotin/lipoyl-containing protein → MKFWVSLEDHDAEVDFHTEGDRLWVEIEGRRLEADFRRLPDGEVYSLLIEGRSHEVRVSPTGQGLEITLDGAIVPVEVRHPLERLVQSSQAAHHAAAGETVAAPMPGLVVALRVKPGDVVRAGQSVAVVEAMKMQNELPARHGGVVREVLVSERASVSAGQALVRLAPAES, encoded by the coding sequence GTGAAGTTCTGGGTCAGCCTCGAGGACCACGATGCGGAAGTCGACTTCCACACCGAAGGGGACCGTCTCTGGGTCGAGATCGAGGGGCGGCGCCTGGAAGCCGACTTCCGGCGGCTTCCGGACGGCGAGGTCTACTCGCTGCTGATCGAAGGCCGCTCGCACGAGGTGCGCGTCAGCCCAACCGGGCAGGGACTGGAGATCACGCTCGACGGCGCCATCGTGCCGGTCGAGGTCAGGCATCCCCTCGAGAGGCTCGTCCAGTCCTCGCAGGCCGCCCACCATGCCGCGGCCGGCGAGACCGTCGCCGCGCCGATGCCGGGCCTCGTCGTGGCGTTGCGCGTGAAGCCGGGCGATGTCGTGCGCGCCGGACAGTCCGTGGCCGTGGTCGAGGCGATGAAGATGCAGAACGAGCTGCCGGCGCGGCATGGCGGCGTGGTGCGTGAGGTCCTGGTCTCGGAGCGCGCTTCGGTGAGCGCGGGCCAGGCCCTGGTGCGGCTGGCGCCGGCGGAGAGCTGA
- the acpS gene encoding holo-ACP synthase, with amino-acid sequence MPVRGIGIDIVKVDRIRESLERFGHRMESRLFTPQELEYCRGHKDPLPHLAARFAAKEAASKALGTGMSGGVAFKHIEVLQPGGRVPTLRFHEVALQRYESMACTASHLSLTHDAGLAVACVVLEG; translated from the coding sequence ATGCCGGTTCGCGGCATCGGGATCGATATCGTGAAGGTGGATCGGATCCGGGAGTCGCTCGAGCGCTTCGGCCATCGCATGGAGTCCCGGTTGTTCACTCCCCAGGAGCTGGAATACTGCCGCGGCCACAAGGATCCGCTGCCTCATCTGGCGGCGCGGTTCGCGGCCAAGGAGGCGGCTTCGAAGGCGCTGGGCACGGGGATGAGCGGCGGCGTGGCGTTCAAGCACATCGAGGTGCTGCAGCCCGGCGGCCGCGTCCCGACGCTGCGCTTCCACGAGGTCGCGCTGCAGCGTTACGAGTCGATGGCGTGCACCGCATCGCACCTGTCGCTCACCCATGACGCCGGCCTCGCGGTGGCGTGCGTGGTGCTGGAGGGCTGA
- a CDS encoding peptidylprolyl isomerase, protein MQTIDEQIAAASVDKSQSRWRTQLRKPKLASFDPSKRVLCRMETNKGTITIRLMPEVAPMHVTSFSYLARLGYYDGLPYHRVITGFMAQGGCPLGTGTGGPGYTFDGEFKPNVRHDRPGLLSMANAGPGTDGSQFFLTFVATPWLDGKHTIFGEVIEGMDVLKALEKAGSRGGETSEPLRMERVTVEEA, encoded by the coding sequence ATGCAGACGATCGACGAGCAGATTGCCGCCGCTTCCGTGGACAAGAGCCAGTCGCGCTGGCGCACCCAGCTGCGCAAGCCGAAGCTGGCGAGCTTCGATCCCTCGAAGCGCGTCCTGTGCCGCATGGAGACCAACAAGGGCACGATCACGATCCGGCTGATGCCTGAAGTCGCGCCGATGCACGTCACCAGCTTCAGCTATCTCGCGCGGCTGGGTTACTACGACGGCCTGCCCTACCACCGGGTGATCACCGGCTTCATGGCGCAGGGCGGGTGTCCGCTCGGCACCGGGACCGGCGGTCCCGGGTACACCTTCGACGGTGAGTTCAAGCCCAACGTTCGACACGACCGGCCGGGCCTGCTGTCGATGGCCAACGCCGGGCCGGGCACCGACGGCAGCCAGTTCTTCCTGACGTTCGTCGCCACGCCGTGGCTCGACGGCAAGCACACGATCTTCGGAGAAGTGATCGAGGGCATGGATGTGCTCAAGGCGCTCGAGAAAGCCGGGAGCCGCGGCGGGGAGACGAGCGAGCCGCTGCGCATGGAGAGGGTCACCGTCGAGGAGGCGTGA